A region from the Mycoplasmopsis phocirhinis genome encodes:
- a CDS encoding AAA family ATPase — protein MKLIKVEAHGFKSFADPIALSFDGGVAGIVGPNGSGKSNINDAIRWVLGERSAKELRGDKMDDVIFQGSATAKAMNKAEVTLTFDNKEANNSIPHEIFTISRVLERGNGSNKYYINGEECRQKDILEIAMESGIGKSSLAIISQGTVSDIAQSTPEQRKAIFEEAAGVSKYKFRKKEALTKLARTQEGLEKIDIRIKEIERKLIPLRKQAEKAKIFIAKSDELKQVEIGLLVDNIKTFGQKYESLSQELDGVQETKSNLDERIKECETKISQSTSFRIEAQKQYEELDTELKQINERLRNIELVLKEETARERLIAQGEISASNEERIAAYQKLAQAHTKNIQQVDRQIQVLSIRTSENRAALKKAEEAISLLNIQKNKKENDLTKIRTHLQVLEQQKESNTLLFKGTRTILENKTFFGKPLKGTVADLIKIDNQYIRAIDTVLANATQHIVVDKSETAVKAVNFLKQNDGGRATFIPLSSIQAKYVRDDHLLGIQGHPGFVAIAADLVTTSSEFDILKKFLLGNVIVASDIDQANKIANILERRYMIVTMDGDTIRPGGVIVGGAKDKTQSLLGFDEKIKELQGLIPGINAQIQLILTKLHEVENSRKQSYELDSSLQSQISTLISKKTNEQNALDSFEIKLNNLNAQIQSFNNQNKENTKSAQNDLEILNTKKITLESELSAKAQRIKLLNNDIEQTNLTRNDYSSTLNQLVLSYANKLSEKDRSKLLLDQSRERLAAQYKMTFESASQNYHLELPREQAEEIVRDLREEIDKLGNVNIESLEALIEEEERFNNFSKSFAELSEAKHKIEKSIAENDKIIISRLTSIVDDVNAPFNDVFATMLGGGKAELYWSDPNDILESGIEIKAQPPGKNIANIKLFSGGEKSLIAISLLFGILKARPLPLCILDEVEAALDEANVVRYAEYLQELKAKTQFLVITHRHGTMSRVDSLFGATMQNRGVTTFFSLQLADAKKLVADEQKEMDEDI, from the coding sequence ATGAAATTAATAAAAGTAGAAGCTCATGGTTTTAAATCATTTGCTGATCCCATTGCTCTTAGTTTTGATGGAGGAGTAGCAGGTATTGTTGGCCCTAACGGTTCGGGTAAGTCAAATATTAATGACGCGATTCGTTGAGTGTTAGGTGAGCGAAGTGCTAAAGAACTTCGTGGTGATAAAATGGATGATGTTATTTTTCAAGGATCGGCGACAGCCAAAGCAATGAATAAGGCCGAAGTTACTTTAACATTCGACAACAAAGAAGCAAATAATTCAATACCACACGAAATTTTCACAATCTCACGTGTTTTAGAACGTGGTAATGGTTCAAATAAATACTATATAAATGGTGAAGAATGTCGTCAAAAAGATATTCTAGAAATTGCAATGGAATCTGGAATTGGTAAATCGAGTTTAGCAATAATTTCACAAGGGACAGTTTCAGATATTGCTCAATCTACACCCGAACAGCGTAAAGCGATATTTGAAGAAGCAGCTGGTGTATCTAAATATAAATTTCGAAAAAAAGAGGCTTTAACCAAGTTAGCTCGTACTCAAGAAGGTTTAGAAAAAATTGACATTCGGATTAAAGAAATTGAGCGTAAATTAATTCCGCTACGAAAACAAGCTGAAAAAGCCAAAATTTTTATCGCTAAAAGCGACGAATTAAAACAAGTTGAAATTGGTTTGCTGGTTGATAACATCAAAACTTTTGGTCAAAAATACGAATCTCTTTCACAAGAATTAGATGGTGTTCAAGAAACAAAAAGTAATTTAGACGAAAGAATTAAAGAATGTGAAACTAAAATTAGCCAAAGTACAAGTTTTAGAATTGAAGCTCAAAAACAATACGAAGAATTAGACACAGAATTAAAACAAATTAACGAGAGATTACGTAATATTGAACTGGTACTCAAAGAAGAAACGGCTCGTGAGCGTTTAATTGCTCAGGGTGAAATTAGTGCAAGTAATGAAGAAAGAATAGCGGCCTATCAAAAATTAGCTCAGGCTCACACCAAAAATATCCAACAAGTAGATAGACAAATCCAAGTTTTGAGTATTCGTACTAGCGAAAACCGGGCAGCACTTAAAAAAGCCGAAGAAGCAATAAGTCTATTGAATATCCAAAAAAATAAAAAAGAAAATGATTTAACTAAAATTCGTACACATTTACAAGTTTTAGAACAACAAAAAGAATCTAATACTTTATTATTTAAGGGTACTAGAACAATTTTAGAAAATAAAACTTTTTTTGGTAAACCTTTAAAAGGTACAGTAGCTGATTTAATCAAAATTGACAATCAATATATTCGTGCAATTGACACAGTTTTAGCAAACGCAACTCAACATATTGTTGTAGATAAATCTGAAACTGCGGTTAAAGCAGTTAATTTCTTAAAACAAAATGACGGTGGAAGAGCAACATTTATTCCTCTAAGCTCAATACAAGCCAAATATGTGCGCGATGATCATTTATTAGGTATTCAAGGTCATCCTGGTTTTGTCGCAATCGCGGCTGATTTAGTCACCACTTCAAGCGAATTTGATATTCTTAAAAAATTCTTACTAGGTAATGTTATAGTTGCTTCTGATATTGATCAAGCCAATAAAATTGCTAATATATTAGAACGTCGTTATATGATTGTTACTATGGATGGTGATACTATTAGACCGGGCGGTGTAATTGTTGGTGGTGCTAAGGACAAAACACAAAGTTTATTAGGTTTTGATGAAAAAATTAAAGAATTACAAGGTTTAATTCCCGGAATTAATGCTCAAATTCAATTAATTTTAACTAAATTACACGAGGTTGAAAATTCACGTAAACAATCTTACGAATTAGACTCATCGTTACAAAGCCAAATTTCAACTTTAATTTCTAAAAAAACTAACGAACAAAACGCTTTAGATAGCTTTGAAATTAAACTTAACAATCTAAACGCCCAAATTCAATCTTTCAATAATCAAAATAAAGAAAACACCAAAAGTGCGCAAAATGATTTGGAAATTTTAAATACTAAAAAAATTACTCTTGAATCTGAATTAAGTGCAAAAGCTCAGAGAATTAAATTGCTTAATAACGACATTGAACAAACAAACTTAACACGCAATGATTATTCTTCAACACTTAACCAATTAGTTTTATCATATGCAAATAAATTGAGTGAAAAAGATCGTTCAAAATTATTATTAGATCAATCACGTGAACGATTAGCTGCACAATACAAAATGACTTTTGAATCTGCCTCACAAAATTATCATTTAGAATTACCACGCGAACAGGCTGAAGAAATTGTGCGTGATTTACGCGAAGAAATTGATAAATTAGGGAATGTTAATATTGAATCGCTTGAGGCATTAATTGAAGAAGAAGAAAGATTTAATAATTTTAGTAAAAGTTTTGCCGAATTAAGCGAAGCTAAACATAAAATTGAAAAATCAATTGCCGAAAATGATAAAATAATTATTTCGCGACTAACTAGCATTGTTGATGATGTTAACGCACCATTTAATGATGTTTTTGCGACAATGTTGGGTGGTGGTAAAGCTGAATTATATTGAAGCGATCCTAACGACATTTTAGAATCAGGAATTGAAATTAAAGCTCAACCTCCTGGTAAAAATATCGCCAACATCAAATTATTTTCAGGTGGTGAAAAATCACTAATAGCAATTTCATTATTATTTGGCATTTTAAAAGCAAGACCTTTACCTTTATGTATTTTAGATGAAGTTGAAGCTGCTTTAGATGAGGCTAATGTTGTTAGATATGCCGAATATTTACAAGAATTGAAGGCTAAAACACAATTTTTAGTTATTACACACCGCCATGGTACAATGTCGCGAGTTGATTCTTTGTTTGGGGCTACAATGCAAAATCGTGGTGTTACAACATTTTTTAGCTTACAATTAGCCGATGCTAAAAAATTAGTGGCAGATGAGCAAAAAGAAATGGACGAAGATATTTAA
- the rnc gene encoding ribonuclease III has protein sequence MNKKYIEDFILFLKTYDINYKKFSDYAAAFTHPSFKKSSKSAPDAIDYQSLEFLGDSILQFLSSRFLYSKYNQSNAGNLTLMRSKLVSTKSLNALSTQLGLKKFLLTGPGLMHQEIMRSEKVGADIFESFVGALYLDQGIQKVNTFLQQTLFKIEINQNQLKDSKTLFQEYIQSFSRTSVTYETTMLENKFHSKAMHDSQIFGEGYGKNKLQAEENAAKDALTKLANTE, from the coding sequence ATGAATAAAAAATATATTGAAGATTTTATTTTGTTTTTAAAAACATATGATATTAACTACAAAAAATTTTCAGATTACGCAGCAGCATTTACCCATCCTAGTTTTAAAAAGAGTTCTAAATCAGCACCGGACGCAATTGATTATCAAAGTTTAGAATTTCTTGGTGATTCAATTTTACAATTTCTTAGTTCGAGATTTTTATATTCAAAATACAACCAGTCTAACGCTGGTAATTTAACCTTAATGCGCTCAAAATTAGTCTCAACTAAAAGTTTAAACGCCTTGAGTACGCAATTGGGTTTAAAAAAATTTCTCCTGACAGGGCCAGGTTTGATGCACCAAGAAATTATGCGTTCAGAAAAAGTGGGAGCTGATATCTTTGAATCTTTTGTTGGGGCTTTATATTTAGACCAAGGCATCCAAAAAGTTAATACTTTCTTACAACAAACTCTTTTCAAAATTGAAATAAATCAAAATCAACTTAAAGATTCAAAAACATTATTCCAAGAATATATCCAGTCATTTTCTCGCACTTCAGTCACTTATGAAACCACAATGTTAGAAAATAAATTTCATTCAAAAGCAATGCATGATAGCCAAATATTTGGCGAGGGTTATGGCAAAAACAAACTACAAGCTGAAGAAAATGCCGCAAAAGACGCATTAACAAAACTTGCCAACACTGAATAA
- the plsX gene encoding phosphate acyltransferase PlsX, which translates to MNKQYTIAFDIVGNDNGILAAVTASYNFAKLNPNFTIILVGDEDEINSTLVLGFTQKPQNISIINSPNSSLEPENFRAALHENTSMNTAIDLVKNGKADAVLSSGNSGLYLATNTFKLKRLKNVSRAAFMPIMPTITGRKFMMLDVGANIDTQPQYLVEWAAIANVFAQVMLKINTPRVCLINIGTEENKGTENIKLAHQILKQNQNLNYIGFKEPREILNAVCDVAVIDGYGGNLVLKSLEGAILSFKKLLKSKIMLNAWRKIGALMIKNAFKDVAETLDYRNVGAAWVVGVDGVAIKSHGSSDDKAYMGALNQIKIALEGEVLQKVKSTLESKNE; encoded by the coding sequence ATGAATAAACAATATACAATTGCTTTTGACATCGTGGGCAATGACAATGGTATTTTAGCAGCCGTAACTGCTTCGTATAATTTTGCAAAATTAAATCCTAATTTCACAATAATTTTAGTCGGCGACGAAGACGAAATTAATTCAACACTAGTTCTAGGTTTTACACAAAAACCTCAAAACATTTCAATAATTAACTCACCTAATTCCAGTTTAGAGCCTGAAAACTTTAGAGCAGCATTACACGAAAATACTTCAATGAATACAGCAATCGATTTAGTCAAAAATGGTAAAGCTGATGCAGTATTGAGTTCAGGAAATAGTGGTTTATATTTAGCAACCAATACATTTAAATTAAAACGACTAAAAAATGTTTCACGTGCTGCTTTTATGCCAATTATGCCAACAATCACGGGACGTAAATTTATGATGCTAGATGTGGGGGCAAATATTGATACACAACCACAATATTTAGTTGAATGAGCAGCTATAGCAAATGTTTTTGCACAAGTAATGTTAAAAATAAACACACCTCGTGTGTGTTTAATAAATATTGGAACTGAAGAAAATAAAGGCACCGAAAATATTAAATTAGCACACCAAATTCTTAAACAAAACCAAAATTTGAATTACATCGGTTTTAAAGAGCCGCGAGAAATTTTAAATGCGGTTTGTGATGTAGCGGTTATTGATGGCTACGGTGGTAATTTAGTTTTAAAAAGTCTTGAAGGTGCGATATTAAGTTTTAAAAAATTATTAAAAAGTAAAATTATGCTTAATGCGTGGCGAAAAATTGGTGCTTTAATGATTAAAAACGCTTTTAAAGATGTGGCTGAAACATTAGATTATCGTAATGTTGGGGCAGCATGGGTAGTAGGAGTTGATGGAGTGGCAATCAAATCGCACGGTTCAAGTGATGACAAAGCCTATATGGGTGCACTAAACCAAATTAAAATTGCACTTGAAGGCGAGGTTTTACAAAAAGTTAAATCTACATTAGAGAGTAAAAATGAATAA
- a CDS encoding DAK2 domain-containing protein, producing MTNKLDGKMFYDLCLSGSNNLINAKNKIDALNVFPVPDGDTGTNMSSTVKSAIDTIDRNNDNLGEIAQKFSKSMLFGARGNSGVILSQIFKGFSIAFENTKSVDVIGLLNGFKKATEKAYASVLKPIEGTILTVIRETTEELSKIIDKNTTFQVFFELAEKFARKSCDNTPNLLKVLREVGVTDSGGEGFYTFLVGMNSFIKGKPISITKDANDINTFIQDNEVYSGEFGYCTEFIIELNNYQNFNKKHFEKEIGKQATSLVVVQDNEILKVHGHTLKPGNLLNFGQRYGEFVKIKSENMSLQAEQTRNKNVDLANSQSFEDEKECGIVSCNLGPGIIARMRELGCDAIIESGQTQNPSAQDIINAINSVNSKNVFVLPNNSNIFLASEQAGKIINDKNVYIIRTKSQLQGIAAMLNFDHDLDAKSNLELLNEAIKTVTTGEITQSVRDTKFDNIEIKKGSYIGIVGGKIITNQSNYIKAAKDLIDKTITNDHEFISVYYGNNISEAEASEIQSFIESKYDVEIEIYNGSQPNYHFIIGFE from the coding sequence ATGACTAATAAATTAGACGGTAAAATGTTTTATGATTTATGTTTATCTGGATCAAATAATTTAATTAATGCTAAAAATAAAATTGACGCATTAAATGTTTTTCCAGTACCTGATGGTGATACTGGAACAAATATGTCTTCAACAGTAAAATCGGCTATTGATACTATTGATCGCAATAATGACAATCTAGGAGAAATTGCTCAAAAATTTTCTAAAAGTATGTTATTCGGAGCACGAGGAAATTCAGGAGTTATTTTAAGTCAAATTTTTAAAGGATTTTCAATTGCTTTTGAAAATACAAAAAGCGTTGATGTAATAGGTTTATTAAATGGATTTAAAAAAGCTACTGAAAAAGCATATGCTTCCGTGCTAAAGCCAATTGAAGGAACGATTTTAACTGTCATTCGTGAAACAACTGAAGAATTAAGTAAAATTATTGATAAAAATACAACTTTTCAAGTATTTTTTGAACTTGCTGAAAAATTTGCCCGTAAATCTTGTGATAACACACCTAATTTATTAAAAGTGCTGCGAGAAGTAGGTGTTACTGATTCTGGAGGTGAAGGTTTTTACACATTTTTGGTGGGTATGAACTCGTTTATCAAAGGTAAACCGATTTCAATTACTAAAGATGCAAATGATATCAACACTTTTATCCAAGACAATGAAGTGTATAGTGGTGAATTTGGTTATTGCACAGAATTTATCATCGAATTAAACAATTATCAAAATTTTAATAAAAAACATTTTGAAAAAGAAATAGGTAAACAAGCTACAAGTTTAGTTGTAGTTCAAGATAATGAAATTCTAAAAGTCCATGGCCATACTTTAAAACCAGGAAATTTATTAAATTTTGGGCAAAGATATGGTGAATTTGTCAAAATTAAATCTGAAAATATGAGTTTACAGGCTGAACAAACTCGCAATAAAAATGTAGATTTAGCTAATTCTCAGTCTTTCGAAGACGAAAAAGAATGTGGCATTGTTTCGTGCAATTTAGGTCCAGGAATAATTGCTCGTATGCGAGAATTAGGTTGTGACGCAATCATTGAAAGTGGTCAAACACAAAATCCATCAGCCCAAGACATTATTAACGCAATAAATTCAGTAAATTCTAAAAATGTGTTTGTATTACCAAATAACTCTAACATCTTTTTAGCTTCAGAACAAGCTGGAAAAATAATTAATGACAAAAATGTATATATTATACGAACAAAAAGTCAACTACAAGGTATAGCAGCAATGTTGAATTTTGATCACGATTTAGACGCAAAATCCAATTTAGAATTATTAAACGAAGCTATTAAAACAGTTACAACCGGTGAAATAACACAATCTGTTCGTGATACAAAGTTTGATAACATTGAAATTAAAAAAGGAAGTTATATTGGAATCGTGGGTGGTAAAATTATTACAAATCAATCAAATTATATAAAAGCCGCTAAAGATTTAATAGATAAAACTATCACAAACGATCATGAATTTATTTCAGTATATTATGGCAATAATATTTCCGAAGCAGAGGCTAGTGAAATTCAAAGTTTTATTGAAAGTAAATACGATGTTGAAATTGAAATATATAATGGAAGTCAGCCAAATTACCACTTTATCATAGGATTTGAATAA
- the recO gene encoding DNA repair protein RecO, producing the protein MAETIQNAIILNISGSPTSINDAFVDFYTRTGRMRLLAKGINKQGSKNRANLQIGSISQIEYFSARKVNSIGRLKRSNLIENIDYSNEQNLKFVAKILNIFEQIKNKSVRLFDAYWSAIQKLHETSTDRLILFILANALSHFGLMPISDRCVVCQKYTNLCDFSWYLGGFLCAEHKKNIRWNKELKTIYFMFYDIDKFLAMANDNIVAFLKHEILEYYRNNGIYFEI; encoded by the coding sequence ATGGCCGAAACTATACAAAATGCAATCATATTAAATATTAGTGGTTCACCAACAAGTATTAATGATGCATTTGTTGATTTTTACACTCGAACTGGTCGTATGCGGCTTTTAGCTAAAGGAATCAATAAACAAGGTTCAAAGAATCGTGCTAATTTGCAAATAGGTTCAATTAGCCAAATAGAATATTTTAGTGCCCGCAAAGTCAATAGCATTGGGCGACTTAAACGCTCAAATTTAATTGAAAACATTGATTACTCAAATGAGCAAAATTTAAAATTCGTTGCCAAAATTTTAAATATTTTTGAGCAAATAAAAAATAAATCAGTAAGACTATTTGACGCTTACTGATCTGCTATTCAAAAATTACATGAAACTTCTACTGATAGATTAATTTTATTTATTTTGGCTAACGCACTTTCACATTTCGGCTTAATGCCGATTAGTGATCGCTGTGTTGTGTGTCAAAAATATACTAATTTATGTGATTTTAGTTGGTATTTAGGTGGTTTTTTATGTGCTGAACATAAAAAAAATATTCGTTGAAATAAAGAACTAAAGACTATTTATTTTATGTTTTATGATATAGATAAATTTTTGGCAATGGCCAATGATAATATTGTTGCTTTTTTAAAGCATGAAATATTAGAATATTACCGCAATAATGGTATTTATTTTGAAATTTAA
- the recA gene encoding recombinase RecA, whose amino-acid sequence MEKDKKEIKLNPAVQEAINEITKKFGKEAITFFDSQDLDATIDVIPSGSYLLNQALGIGGYPQGRIIEIFGPESGGKTTLCLHAIAEVQKKGGVAAFIDAEHSIDPIYAANLGIDPNKVIISQPDSGEQALEIVDYLAKSGAIDLIIVDSVAALVPEAELNGEIGDNQIGLHARLMSKSLRKIVASLNKTNTTIIFVNQIREKIGVMFGNPETTTGGRALKFYASIRLEVRRVSSIVEGKEIVGNDIKVKVVKNKLAAPFKSFQTEIIFGKGIDSLGELIELATQKGILVKKGSWFAYQGENLCQGKKALKEILMQNVELRSELEKLSLN is encoded by the coding sequence ATGGAAAAAGATAAAAAAGAAATAAAATTAAACCCGGCTGTACAAGAAGCAATTAATGAAATTACTAAAAAATTTGGTAAAGAGGCGATAACGTTTTTTGATTCACAAGATTTAGATGCCACAATCGATGTAATACCAAGTGGTTCATATTTATTAAATCAAGCATTAGGTATTGGCGGCTATCCACAAGGACGCATTATTGAAATTTTTGGTCCAGAAAGCGGAGGTAAAACAACATTATGTTTACATGCCATTGCTGAAGTACAAAAAAAAGGTGGTGTTGCCGCATTCATTGACGCCGAGCATTCTATTGATCCAATTTACGCCGCTAATTTAGGAATTGATCCAAATAAAGTCATTATCTCTCAACCTGATAGTGGCGAGCAAGCTCTAGAAATAGTGGACTATTTAGCTAAAAGTGGAGCAATTGATCTAATTATTGTCGATTCAGTGGCGGCACTTGTACCTGAAGCTGAATTAAATGGTGAAATTGGGGATAATCAAATAGGCTTACACGCTCGTTTAATGTCTAAATCATTGCGCAAAATTGTCGCTTCGTTAAATAAAACAAATACAACTATTATTTTTGTTAACCAAATTCGGGAAAAAATTGGTGTAATGTTCGGAAACCCTGAAACAACAACAGGTGGAAGAGCATTGAAATTTTATGCCTCAATACGTTTAGAAGTTCGTCGAGTATCAAGTATAGTTGAAGGTAAAGAAATTGTTGGTAACGATATTAAAGTAAAAGTAGTTAAAAATAAATTAGCGGCGCCATTCAAATCGTTTCAAACTGAAATTATTTTTGGTAAAGGTATAGATTCACTTGGAGAACTAATTGAATTAGCCACACAAAAAGGCATATTAGTTAAAAAAGGTTCTTGATTTGCTTATCAAGGTGAAAATCTTTGTCAAGGTAAAAAAGCATTAAAAGAAATTCTAATGCAAAATGTCGAATTAAGAAGCGAGCTAGAAAAATTAAGTTTAAATTAA